The following proteins are encoded in a genomic region of Methanoculleus bourgensis MS2:
- a CDS encoding glycosyltransferase, whose product MTLESNKDIQLLVLTSSFPRFIGDHAGIFVYELANALNKHNINTLVLAPLFIDQRFKYTKISEKMGNLEVHRFRYFYPVRYQRLYRDGGFVHNLRSSYLAKIQLPLFVAVQLYSTIKIIVSQKVDIIHTHWMMPQGFIGAIMYSIFKKPHILTVHAADVFTLKKMPFGRLFAHFIVMNSTKIFVVSNYVSQSLCDMLPKRAISEYSRKLEILPMGVNTEIYQKNSNAKEGTYPSGRDFIVLFLGRLNEKKGAIYLIKSMIELKPLAARLRLIICGDGPLRHDLEDFVRQHNLTELVEFKGFITNDQKNEYLSMADILVVPSIIMDSGETEGLPVVILEGLAAGKAIIASNVSGASDAIQDGYNGFLVEQKKPEQIAEKIMLLMNNLEIQRNIEMNALKSSLKYDWSNISRRYEVAIKEQH is encoded by the coding sequence ATGACATTAGAAAGCAATAAAGATATTCAACTGCTAGTTTTAACTAGTTCCTTCCCACGTTTTATTGGGGATCATGCAGGCATATTCGTTTACGAATTAGCAAATGCACTAAACAAACACAACATTAATACTCTGGTTCTAGCTCCTTTATTCATCGATCAGCGTTTTAAATACACCAAGATTTCTGAAAAAATGGGGAACCTAGAGGTGCATCGATTTAGATATTTCTACCCGGTACGATACCAACGACTATATCGCGATGGCGGCTTCGTCCATAACTTGAGAAGTAGTTATTTGGCAAAGATACAACTGCCCCTTTTTGTGGCTGTTCAACTATACTCTACTATAAAAATAATTGTTTCGCAAAAAGTTGATATTATTCACACCCATTGGATGATGCCACAAGGATTTATCGGAGCAATTATGTATAGTATTTTTAAAAAGCCCCATATTCTAACTGTCCACGCCGCTGATGTCTTTACATTGAAAAAAATGCCATTTGGTAGACTTTTTGCACATTTTATTGTTATGAATAGCACGAAGATCTTCGTTGTGAGTAACTATGTCAGTCAGAGTCTCTGTGATATGCTTCCAAAAAGGGCGATTTCAGAATATAGCCGTAAACTCGAAATACTGCCAATGGGGGTTAATACAGAGATCTACCAAAAGAACTCAAATGCCAAGGAAGGAACCTACCCAAGTGGGAGGGATTTCATTGTCCTGTTCCTCGGCCGATTAAACGAGAAAAAGGGAGCTATTTACTTGATCAAATCTATGATTGAGTTAAAGCCTCTCGCAGCGCGATTGCGTTTAATTATATGCGGTGACGGGCCGTTGAGGCATGACTTGGAGGATTTTGTTAGACAACATAATTTAACTGAACTGGTTGAATTTAAAGGGTTTATCACCAATGATCAGAAAAATGAGTACCTATCAATGGCTGATATCCTTGTGGTACCCTCAATCATAATGGACTCCGGGGAAACCGAGGGTTTACCTGTTGTAATCTTAGAGGGTCTGGCAGCGGGGAAGGCGATCATCGCCAGTAATGTTAGTGGCGCATCTGACGCCATTCAAGATGGATACAATGGATTTCTCGTTGAGCAGAAAAAGCCCGAACAAATCGCCGAAAAAATCATGCTGCTAATGAATAATTTAGAGATCCAACGTAATATCGAAATGAACGCTCTGAAGAGCAGCCTAAAATACGACTGGAGCAATATTTCTCGTCGTTATGAAGTCGCAATAAAAGAGCAGCATTGA
- a CDS encoding acyltransferase: MISETEKLALREISGIEHQNPLLYGLRFLKNWLLERLASNFPIPSWRVRFHKMRGINIGKNVYIGYDVIFDRIHPECITISDYAEIGDRCIISAHQRGNTLLRDQYPRTVKPVKIERGVNIFPGSIIIQGVVIGEMAVVGTGSVVLWDVPPHSVVAGNPAKVIKKLEPTEADERIRI, encoded by the coding sequence TTGATTTCAGAGACGGAAAAATTAGCGCTGAGGGAAATAAGTGGAATTGAACATCAAAATCCCTTACTATATGGGTTAAGGTTTCTTAAAAATTGGCTTCTAGAAAGATTAGCTTCAAATTTTCCTATTCCCTCTTGGAGAGTTCGTTTCCACAAGATGAGGGGAATAAATATTGGTAAAAATGTCTATATAGGCTATGATGTAATCTTTGATAGAATACATCCTGAATGCATTACAATTAGTGATTATGCTGAAATTGGTGATCGTTGTATAATCAGTGCCCATCAACGAGGAAACACACTTCTGAGAGATCAGTATCCAAGAACGGTAAAACCTGTTAAAATAGAAAGGGGCGTCAATATTTTTCCAGGTTCGATCATTATACAAGGCGTAGTCATTGGGGAGATGGCTGTAGTGGGTACGGGATCTGTTGTTCTATGGGATGTGCCTCCCCATTCTGTCGTTGCTGGGAATCCTGCGAAGGTAATTAAGAAATTGGAGCCCACTGAAGCCGATGAGAGGATACGGATATGA
- a CDS encoding 3-oxoacyl-ACP reductase family protein, protein MLKDKVILITGAGRGIGRATALLAAENHAQVIVNYNNSERAASDLIDCIVSKGYKATMIKADVSKEDEVKKMFKQIKTDFGHLDVLVNNAGIMKGSLLLMTKTEDADDMININCKGTYFCLQQAAKMMMRQMRGKIINVSSIMGVQGCIGYVAYSSTKSFVIGLTKSSAKELGKYGITVNAVAPGFIDTDLTAGFKPEIRDQVVSTIPLGKMGSPEDVAKVVVMLSSSYSDYINGQIIGVDGGQVM, encoded by the coding sequence ATGTTAAAGGATAAAGTTATACTCATCACTGGGGCAGGCAGGGGTATCGGCAGAGCAACGGCGCTTCTCGCCGCGGAGAACCATGCACAGGTTATTGTAAACTACAACAATAGTGAACGTGCTGCATCCGATCTGATAGATTGCATAGTAAGTAAGGGCTATAAAGCTACTATGATTAAAGCTGATGTTTCTAAAGAAGATGAAGTAAAGAAGATGTTCAAACAAATAAAAACGGACTTTGGTCATCTTGATGTTCTAGTGAATAATGCAGGAATAATGAAAGGCAGTCTGTTGTTAATGACAAAAACCGAGGATGCCGATGATATGATTAATATTAATTGTAAGGGGACATATTTTTGTCTTCAACAGGCTGCAAAAATGATGATGAGACAGATGAGGGGAAAGATTATCAATGTTTCATCAATTATGGGGGTTCAAGGATGTATCGGCTACGTCGCATATTCATCAACAAAGTCCTTTGTAATAGGACTAACAAAATCTTCCGCTAAAGAACTTGGGAAATACGGAATTACTGTAAATGCTGTTGCTCCTGGATTTATAGATACTGATCTTACTGCAGGATTTAAACCTGAAATCCGAGATCAAGTCGTCTCAACAATTCCTCTGGGCAAAATGGGTTCTCCAGAAGATGTTGCAAAAGTGGTGGTCATGCTATCTTCATCGTATTCAGACTATATTAATGGTCAGATCATCGGTGTAGATGGCGGCCAGGTAATGTGA
- a CDS encoding acyl-CoA reductase has translation MITCHLLNGEFVDRGFNDFTTIADVVTRNRRVLQEMPFDVIIELLSKLGKKLIQNPEINSLQGVSYISIWLRRKNLERICKTNYGDCKYLDTFVSVDNHVAMAAQPRGIVCQWVAANIPTLAFFSLAQAILSKNGSIAKVPEENCAFIAALLKELSNITISYDGITYRGEDIVKAISLVSFEGRNAEVSRMFSLTADCKVVYGGSEAIRSILALPQKEHCETLVFGPKYSFGVFDREYIEGERFEKALENSVKDIAIFNQMACSSPQVLFFEKSRYSLEEIGLKMKGYFEQLPQVLRHQGMDPAILANIINMRSRYLLSDHQNIITPPDLSWTILMDTNPRLEDPVHGKCIFIKEIESISDIFNLITRKIQAVTLCIRDDEKRRAFAREATYCGVDRIVIPGATHDYDQPWDGILPMNRLVRWVILKNEPEV, from the coding sequence ATGATCACGTGCCATCTGTTAAACGGGGAGTTTGTCGATCGGGGATTCAACGATTTCACAACTATTGCCGATGTCGTCACGCGTAACAGGCGGGTTCTCCAGGAGATGCCGTTTGATGTCATCATCGAACTTCTCTCAAAACTAGGGAAGAAACTTATTCAAAACCCCGAGATCAATAGTTTACAGGGAGTCAGTTACATTTCCATCTGGCTGCGCCGGAAAAATCTTGAGCGGATCTGTAAGACGAATTATGGGGATTGTAAATACCTCGATACGTTCGTTTCTGTCGACAACCACGTTGCTATGGCCGCACAGCCCCGGGGTATTGTCTGCCAGTGGGTCGCTGCAAATATTCCCACTCTCGCGTTCTTCTCACTCGCACAGGCGATTCTCTCAAAGAATGGGAGCATTGCAAAAGTCCCCGAAGAGAACTGTGCATTTATCGCTGCACTCTTGAAGGAGTTGAGCAACATAACGATATCCTACGATGGCATCACCTACCGAGGCGAGGATATCGTCAAGGCCATCTCTCTAGTGTCATTTGAGGGAAGAAACGCTGAAGTCAGCAGAATGTTCTCCCTCACTGCAGATTGTAAAGTGGTCTACGGTGGTTCGGAAGCGATCCGCTCAATTCTTGCACTTCCCCAAAAGGAGCACTGTGAGACTCTTGTCTTCGGCCCAAAGTACTCGTTTGGCGTTTTTGACAGAGAGTACATCGAGGGCGAGCGCTTTGAGAAGGCGCTGGAAAACTCTGTCAAAGATATTGCGATCTTTAACCAGATGGCCTGTTCCTCTCCGCAAGTGCTCTTCTTCGAGAAGAGCAGGTATTCATTAGAGGAGATAGGATTAAAGATGAAAGGCTATTTTGAGCAGCTCCCTCAAGTTCTTCGACATCAGGGTATGGACCCTGCGATTTTGGCCAATATCATCAACATGAGATCAAGATATCTGCTCTCGGATCATCAAAACATCATTACGCCCCCGGATTTGAGCTGGACAATTCTAATGGATACAAATCCCCGATTGGAAGATCCCGTTCATGGGAAATGCATCTTCATCAAGGAGATCGAATCGATTAGTGATATATTCAATTTAATCACCCGGAAAATTCAGGCGGTCACGTTATGCATCCGTGACGACGAGAAACGGCGAGCATTCGCTCGAGAGGCGACATACTGCGGTGTCGACCGCATTGTCATCCCAGGAGCAACACATGACTATGATCAGCCATGGGACGGCATTCTTCCTATGAATCGTCTTGTTCGGTGGGTTATTCTCAAAAATGAACCTGAGGTGTAA
- a CDS encoding LuxE/PaaK family acyltransferase, which yields MTPTPAGDLNDLLQQPAYSLLDDEKNQVLLPIIRNQLDCAIANNHCLANFFSKLHLSPDEIQRLEDVPPMPVQMFKYFDLRTCPEDQIEKVLRSSGTTTGITSRVPLSKNTTINQIKALKGILKDYLGEKRRIFLVIDHEGINNPMLEFSARTAGVRGLSIYAKRVFYLMREEDGKLVLNLPVIEELLSRYQGEEVYVFGFTYIIWSTFYNQIREKNIRFSFKDVKVFHSGGWKKLKADQVSKEYFSDEIARIFGTGREDVLDFYGMAEQTGIIFVDCECGNKHVPNFAQVIIRDPYTLEPCSNSEVGMIEVMSILSDSYYCQAILTEDMGYRVGIDDCPCGRKGVYFRFQSRIEKVEVRGCGDTFRE from the coding sequence ATGACGCCGACTCCTGCGGGTGATCTCAACGACCTGTTGCAACAGCCTGCCTATTCCCTTCTCGACGATGAGAAAAACCAGGTTCTACTACCTATAATCCGGAATCAATTAGACTGTGCAATAGCAAATAATCACTGTCTGGCCAATTTCTTCTCGAAATTGCATCTCTCTCCTGATGAGATTCAGCGCCTGGAAGATGTTCCTCCTATGCCGGTTCAGATGTTCAAGTATTTTGATCTGAGGACATGTCCGGAAGACCAAATTGAGAAGGTATTGCGATCGAGCGGGACAACGACCGGGATTACGAGCAGAGTGCCACTCAGCAAAAATACAACCATTAACCAGATTAAAGCGCTTAAGGGCATTCTGAAGGATTATCTTGGTGAGAAACGAAGAATATTCCTCGTCATCGACCACGAAGGCATTAATAATCCAATGCTGGAGTTCTCGGCGCGGACAGCGGGGGTCCGTGGCCTGAGCATCTATGCGAAAAGAGTCTTTTACCTGATGCGGGAAGAAGATGGCAAACTTGTACTTAATTTGCCTGTTATCGAAGAATTACTCTCGCGGTATCAGGGTGAAGAAGTCTATGTCTTCGGCTTTACCTATATCATCTGGTCGACGTTCTACAACCAGATTAGAGAGAAAAATATCCGATTCAGTTTCAAGGATGTAAAGGTCTTCCACAGCGGCGGCTGGAAAAAGTTGAAGGCTGATCAGGTATCGAAAGAGTATTTCTCGGATGAAATTGCTCGAATATTCGGTACGGGCCGAGAGGATGTGCTCGATTTTTATGGCATGGCCGAGCAGACTGGCATCATATTTGTTGATTGTGAATGCGGAAACAAGCACGTCCCAAACTTTGCTCAGGTAATCATCCGGGATCCCTATACCCTCGAGCCCTGCAGCAATAGCGAGGTCGGAATGATCGAGGTGATGAGTATTCTCTCGGACAGCTACTACTGCCAGGCTATCCTGACCGAAGACATGGGCTATCGCGTCGGCATCGATGACTGTCCATGTGGCCGAAAAGGCGTCTATTTCAGGTTCCAATCGAGAATTGAGAAGGTTGAGGTCCGGGGCTGTGGAGATACGTTCAGGGAGTAA
- a CDS encoding class I adenylate-forming enzyme family protein — MINFVDYLFENSRLSSRPFLLESDMVVTHAQLYDTVHEIACALFERYGSGNQILLISENNYFFIVSYLAIIKSGNTAVLIETRISEKDLAQVVHSCPLVACFVQEKLLDLFKGTPADTYTENSLESLSNGTFELSIPVHPCDVAVIIFTSGSTGAKKGVMLTHKNLIANTESILGYLHLTELDRVCVVLPFFYCYGASLLHTHIRAGGSVVLNNKIFLGSVISDINKYKCTGFAGVPSTFQILINKTHFLSEELPSLRYFTQAGGQLANKYIEMIVNAFPQKEFFVMYGATEATARLSYLPPHLVEEKMGSIGKGIPGVTLEVLDPNGLPIKPGEIGEITAMGDNIMKGYYNDPEGTAVAVRDGRYYTGDLATVDEDGYIYVVGRSKNIIKSGGYRISPNEIEDLILSLEEVSGCVVVGVPDDVMGEAVIAVVQSPGADREGTSAKIMSLCNTTLPSYKVPMGIEFIGEYPLNSSNKVDRSRLKAIVMDRRSQR; from the coding sequence ATGATTAACTTCGTTGATTACTTATTTGAGAATTCTAGGCTTTCTAGCAGGCCTTTTCTGCTAGAATCAGATATGGTAGTCACCCATGCACAGTTGTACGATACTGTGCATGAGATCGCTTGCGCTTTGTTTGAGAGATATGGATCGGGGAATCAGATCCTTCTGATATCCGAAAACAACTACTTCTTTATTGTCAGCTATCTCGCGATCATCAAAAGTGGAAATACTGCTGTACTCATAGAGACAAGGATTAGTGAGAAAGACTTAGCACAGGTAGTACATAGCTGCCCTCTGGTTGCATGCTTTGTTCAGGAAAAATTACTTGATCTCTTCAAAGGTACCCCGGCTGATACATACACCGAGAACTCTCTTGAGTCCTTATCTAATGGGACGTTTGAGCTTTCTATCCCTGTCCACCCATGTGATGTAGCGGTTATCATCTTCACCTCCGGGAGCACGGGCGCAAAAAAAGGCGTGATGCTTACACATAAGAACCTGATAGCCAATACGGAATCGATACTTGGATACCTCCATCTGACTGAATTAGATAGAGTCTGTGTTGTGCTCCCGTTTTTCTACTGCTACGGTGCATCGCTGCTCCACACACATATTCGCGCAGGCGGAAGTGTAGTACTGAATAACAAGATCTTCCTTGGATCCGTTATTAGTGATATCAATAAGTACAAATGCACCGGGTTTGCAGGGGTTCCAAGCACTTTCCAGATTCTTATCAATAAGACTCATTTCCTCAGCGAAGAGCTCCCCAGCCTCCGGTACTTCACACAGGCGGGAGGCCAGCTGGCGAATAAATATATCGAGATGATCGTTAATGCATTTCCACAAAAAGAATTTTTTGTGATGTATGGCGCCACGGAGGCGACAGCACGACTCTCGTATCTACCTCCCCATCTCGTTGAAGAGAAGATGGGGTCGATCGGCAAGGGCATTCCCGGTGTTACGCTTGAGGTTCTGGATCCAAATGGTCTTCCGATCAAACCCGGCGAGATCGGGGAGATCACCGCCATGGGAGACAACATCATGAAGGGGTATTACAACGACCCGGAAGGTACGGCCGTAGCGGTGCGGGATGGCAGGTACTATACGGGAGACCTCGCCACCGTTGACGAAGACGGCTACATCTATGTCGTCGGCCGCTCGAAAAATATAATCAAATCTGGCGGCTACCGGATATCACCAAATGAAATTGAAGATCTGATTCTTTCACTCGAAGAAGTATCCGGATGCGTTGTTGTCGGGGTGCCTGATGACGTGATGGGGGAAGCAGTCATTGCAGTTGTGCAATCCCCAGGTGCCGATCGAGAGGGCACCTCCGCGAAGATAATGTCTCTCTGCAACACCACTCTCCCATCGTACAAAGTCCCGATGGGCATCGAGTTTATTGGTGAGTACCCTCTGAACTCCTCGAATAAAGTAGATAGAAGCCGGCTGAAAGCGATAGTTATGGATCGGAGGTCACAGAGATGA
- a CDS encoding acyl carrier protein yields MSDNQSVTVKRIFCEVLGVDESDVDDNTSYNSFRPWDSLKHLQLVSMYEDEFDIEFEMDDIIAMENFGLVKEIVAKYTK; encoded by the coding sequence ATGTCCGACAACCAAAGCGTTACAGTTAAAAGAATTTTTTGTGAAGTACTCGGTGTAGATGAATCTGATGTCGACGATAATACGTCGTATAATTCATTCCGGCCCTGGGATTCGCTGAAGCATCTCCAACTCGTGTCTATGTATGAAGATGAATTTGATATCGAGTTTGAGATGGATGACATTATAGCAATGGAAAACTTTGGTCTGGTAAAGGAGATTGTAGCCAAGTATACAAAGTAG
- a CDS encoding holo-ACP synthase: MIFVRITVGADIVSIHRFQEFVHDINHPALKKIFTRDELDYCFSKGAVEPHLAARFAGKEAIIKALYSRDIQDVWYIDIEILNKRNGVPVARLKKDMYKNLKLEISLAHCEDKATAFVIILGDD, translated from the coding sequence GTGATATTTGTGCGCATTACGGTTGGGGCAGATATTGTTAGCATTCATCGGTTTCAAGAGTTCGTCCATGACATTAATCATCCGGCTCTTAAGAAGATCTTCACGCGGGACGAGCTGGACTACTGCTTTTCAAAAGGTGCAGTCGAGCCTCATCTTGCTGCAAGGTTTGCTGGCAAAGAGGCAATAATAAAGGCTCTCTATTCACGTGATATCCAGGACGTGTGGTATATAGATATTGAAATTTTAAATAAACGAAATGGAGTCCCTGTTGCAAGACTCAAAAAAGATATGTATAAAAATTTGAAATTAGAAATAAGTCTTGCTCACTGCGAAGACAAAGCAACTGCATTTGTAATAATTCTTGGAGACGATTAA
- a CDS encoding polysaccharide deacetylase family protein gives MASQTTASLTVDVEDWYHIPSVCGSTFSRFRDVDEFFEKWDGRYDYLTNSTERVLKILDQYKIPATFFVVADVIEHYPGLVESIVEHGHEIACHGLHHSCAIDSRTKKPLISSDDFRRVTAKAKGDLEKISGEKVIGYRAPNALVAGWMIDALEDLGFKYDSSVSVNSLYNKSDSELKGVSSAPYHPMYHGLEPVEYRDFVEFPWPYYDLGFKIPTGGGPMLRFLGAHIILQGIQQSLRRGHTVFYFHCIDIADEVFPNIGNKRPFYWMIKGRMVENRILRVIERLRSQDVTVKPLREMLE, from the coding sequence ATGGCATCTCAAACAACTGCATCCCTGACAGTTGATGTCGAAGACTGGTATCATATCCCCTCAGTCTGTGGCTCAACCTTCTCCCGTTTCCGGGACGTGGATGAGTTTTTTGAGAAATGGGACGGCCGGTACGATTACCTCACTAACTCCACGGAGAGAGTGCTGAAGATCCTCGATCAGTACAAGATCCCCGCCACGTTCTTCGTCGTGGCAGATGTTATCGAGCATTATCCCGGCCTGGTGGAATCGATCGTGGAACACGGGCATGAGATTGCCTGCCATGGCCTGCACCACTCCTGCGCGATCGATTCCCGGACAAAGAAGCCTCTCATAAGCTCTGATGATTTCAGGAGAGTGACGGCAAAGGCCAAAGGAGATCTGGAGAAGATCTCCGGGGAGAAGGTGATCGGCTACCGCGCTCCCAACGCACTCGTTGCCGGGTGGATGATCGATGCTCTGGAAGATCTGGGATTTAAATATGATTCTTCGGTCAGTGTCAACTCCCTCTACAATAAGTCCGACTCGGAATTGAAGGGCGTGTCGTCTGCCCCGTATCACCCGATGTATCATGGGCTGGAACCAGTGGAGTACCGGGACTTTGTGGAGTTCCCGTGGCCGTACTATGACCTCGGCTTCAAGATCCCCACGGGCGGGGGGCCGATGTTGCGGTTTCTGGGTGCTCACATAATCCTACAAGGTATACAGCAAAGCCTCAGGCGTGGACACACTGTCTTTTACTTCCATTGTATCGACATCGCTGATGAAGTGTTCCCTAATATTGGAAACAAAAGACCATTCTACTGGATGATAAAGGGAAGAATGGTGGAGAATAGAATACTGCGCGTTATTGAAAGATTGAGAAGTCAGGATGTCACAGTGAAGCCGCTTAGAGAGATGTTGGAGTGA
- a CDS encoding glycosyltransferase family 2 protein — MTTRTRTPSTPTRQADRVVEHGGNGGDAHLLVDDLTGRARPRRPVRTLVAMPAYNEEAYIAKTVLGAARHADAVLVVDDGSTDDTVPIAEALGAMVIRHTTNKGYGGALQTIFSAARDLGAEELVIIDARHDPAEIPRLLTELRKGNDVVLPAADPESGFGAYGKRAIEAVLAGGTFDAGVLVADPGLKVAGVRSGSPAAEPRYRGKRIAVVVPAYNEEELIGEVLDGIPDYVAKVYAVDDGSADMTGAIIDDYAHRDPRIVAIHHNPNRGVGAAITTGYLQAVEDGMDIAAVMAGDNQMDPAYLPDLLDPIIDGRADYTKGNRLINQAYRKGMPPWRSFGNSLLTFLTKVASGYWQMMDPQNGYTAVSIKTLRTLPLTEVYQGYGYCNHLLIWLNICGCRVSDVAIPARYGREKSKIRYSTYIPRVSKLLLGNFLFRLKTKYIQMGFHPLAFFYAAGAVLAPIGVLGGLIALWEKFVMGYPVLFVHGVLSFLVFMMGMQFLLFAMLFDMQVEKSERGVV; from the coding sequence ATGACCACCCGGACCCGCACTCCTTCTACCCCCACCCGGCAGGCCGACAGGGTCGTCGAGCACGGCGGCAACGGCGGGGACGCACACCTTCTCGTCGACGACCTCACCGGCCGGGCGAGGCCCCGGCGGCCCGTCCGGACCCTCGTCGCGATGCCGGCCTACAACGAGGAGGCCTACATCGCAAAGACGGTTCTCGGCGCCGCCCGGCACGCGGATGCGGTGCTCGTCGTCGACGACGGCTCGACGGACGACACCGTCCCGATCGCGGAGGCGCTTGGTGCTATGGTCATCCGGCATACGACCAACAAGGGCTACGGCGGGGCGCTCCAGACCATCTTTTCTGCCGCCCGGGACCTCGGCGCGGAAGAGCTCGTCATCATCGACGCCCGGCACGACCCGGCCGAGATCCCCCGGCTGCTTACCGAGCTCAGGAAGGGCAACGACGTCGTCCTCCCGGCCGCCGACCCGGAGAGCGGGTTTGGGGCCTACGGGAAGAGGGCGATCGAGGCGGTCCTGGCCGGCGGGACGTTCGACGCCGGGGTCCTCGTCGCCGATCCCGGCCTGAAGGTCGCCGGAGTACGCTCCGGGAGCCCGGCCGCGGAGCCCCGCTACCGCGGGAAGCGGATCGCCGTGGTCGTCCCGGCGTACAACGAGGAGGAACTGATCGGGGAGGTGCTCGACGGCATCCCCGACTACGTCGCGAAGGTCTACGCGGTGGACGACGGCTCGGCCGACATGACCGGGGCGATCATCGACGACTACGCCCACCGCGACCCACGGATCGTCGCAATCCACCACAACCCGAACCGGGGCGTCGGGGCGGCGATCACCACCGGCTACCTCCAGGCGGTCGAGGACGGGATGGACATCGCCGCGGTGATGGCCGGGGACAACCAGATGGACCCGGCCTACCTCCCCGACCTCCTCGACCCGATCATCGACGGGCGGGCCGACTACACCAAGGGCAACCGTCTCATCAACCAGGCCTACCGGAAGGGGATGCCGCCGTGGCGGAGTTTCGGGAACTCCCTCCTCACCTTCCTCACCAAGGTCGCCTCGGGCTACTGGCAGATGATGGATCCCCAGAACGGCTACACGGCGGTCTCGATAAAGACCCTCCGGACCCTCCCGCTCACCGAGGTCTACCAGGGCTACGGCTACTGCAACCACCTCCTGATATGGTTGAACATCTGCGGGTGCAGGGTTTCGGACGTCGCGATCCCGGCCCGCTACGGCCGGGAGAAGTCGAAGATCCGCTACTCGACCTACATCCCGCGGGTCTCCAAGCTCCTCCTGGGAAACTTCCTCTTCCGCTTGAAGACGAAGTACATCCAGATGGGCTTTCACCCCCTTGCGTTCTTCTACGCCGCCGGGGCGGTGCTCGCGCCGATCGGGGTGCTCGGGGGGCTGATCGCGCTCTGGGAGAAGTTCGTGATGGGGTATCCGGTGCTGTTTGTGCACGGGGTGCTGTCGTTCCTGGTGTTTATGATGGGGATGCAGTTTCTGCTGTTTGCGATGCTGTTTGATATGCAGGTGGAGAAGTCCGAACGGGGCGTTGTCTGA
- a CDS encoding type II toxin-antitoxin system RelE family toxin, producing MIWRLHLLPGAERKLNKLPDLDAQRIKDELDALADEPYPRLYAKKLKGHPNSPLYSFRVGQYRIILVFEDNVMVIAVIDVGNRSNVYRKY from the coding sequence ATGATCTGGCGGCTTCACCTCCTGCCAGGGGCCGAGCGGAAACTCAATAAACTCCCGGACCTTGATGCCCAACGAATCAAGGACGAACTCGACGCCCTGGCAGACGAGCCGTACCCTCGCCTGTACGCCAAAAAACTGAAAGGACATCCGAATAGTCCGTTGTATTCTTTTCGTGTGGGACAGTACCGGATCATTCTTGTGTTCGAGGACAATGTGATGGTTATTGCCGTGATCGATGTCGGCAACCGGAGCAACGTCTATCGGAAATATTGA
- a CDS encoding DUF7557 family protein, whose protein sequence is MATTIQLQPETKSRLDTLKTHPRESYDETLNRILDAFFDPEPLSEETLQEIEESIADMRAGRGRPFEEYARERGLK, encoded by the coding sequence ATGGCAACGACGATCCAGCTCCAACCCGAGACCAAGTCCCGCCTGGATACCCTGAAAACGCATCCTCGGGAGAGTTATGACGAGACACTCAATCGTATCCTGGACGCGTTCTTCGATCCGGAACCGCTCTCCGAAGAGACCCTGCAGGAGATCGAAGAAAGCATTGCGGACATGCGGGCCGGTCGGGGTCGCCCCTTCGAAGAGTATGCTCGGGAACGTGGCCTTAAATGA